From one Planktothrix agardhii NIES-204 genomic stretch:
- a CDS encoding glutaredoxin 3, with translation MAANIEIYTWRTCPFCIRAKGLLKSKGVDFTEYSIDGDEVARDQMARRANGHRSVPQIFIDDQYIGGCDDLHALDSQGKLNPLLG, from the coding sequence ATGGCAGCAAACATTGAAATTTACACTTGGAGAACCTGTCCCTTCTGTATCCGAGCTAAAGGATTGCTGAAAAGCAAAGGCGTAGACTTCACCGAATATAGCATTGATGGGGATGAAGTAGCACGAGATCAAATGGCACGACGGGCTAATGGTCACCGTTCAGTTCCCCAAATTTTTATTGATGATCAATATATTGGGGGATGTGATGATCTTCATGCCTTAGATAGTCAAGGGAAACTTAATCCTTTACTGGGTTAA